One window from the genome of Cardiocondyla obscurior isolate alpha-2009 linkage group LG04, Cobs3.1, whole genome shotgun sequence encodes:
- the LOC139102324 gene encoding diacylglycerol kinase theta isoform X5: protein MASVSAETPASHGHSFSKKTFHKPTYCHSCTDMLWGLIQQGYICEVCNFVVHDRCLKAVVSPCSSIAASLIKNPVAHCWSEQVHRKRKFCNVCRKRLDDNLSIHCEICEYFVHVECQDFAVADCKENATYIPGKDLSAVKHTHHWREGNLPSSSKCAVCKKGCFTAECLAGFRCEWCGMTLHAYCYKNIPQECTFGNLEPIYLPPHAVSIPRTEVPMEAIIGVEVRRKEVLAREYSCPRSISEEFGNDPRYRDNGEPPQGAAHSRDPRSPKEKEDKDRGDEEMIKVYDGNSSLRRRIFRVISVPRQATTEQVLTSALRAFHITKDPSNFYLTDLYAGEETELCDPTPVLNLNRKEGKRPAVFLRFKDNDSGEVRVYPGRLQVSESFCIVPVTEATTVTDLINEALEKFGLQNFNSDDFRCSEILLDRGVTERVLSWDERPWDIVKKLGKDSIRQMELMRFYLQLKQDPHGPNLALFVGNLPQNLSERSYENMLTEFLGKENRFTKIGPFYYEYGSVVIIYEDLDTAVRALYTLRDVKYEDKHLLVMILPSIEPSMVPTGVQPLLVFVNVKSGGCQGLQLISSFRKLLNPYQVFDLDNGGPLPGLYVFRHIKDYKILVCGGDGTIGWVLQCLDNVGQDSQCSSPACAIVPLGTGNDLARVLCWGSGYTGDEDPLNLLRDVIDAEEIILDRWTVVFHPEEKEQTQVVCNAAASQQIASRHLHITGSGTTSEDNTQIYVMNNYFGIGVDADLCLDFHNAREENPNKFKSRLRNKGVYVTMGLRKMVRRAPCKDLHKEIRLEVDGKLVELPQVEGIIILNILSWGSGANPWGPDTKEDQFYTPNHWDGMLEVVGVTGVMHLGQIQSGLRTAMRIAQGGHIKIHLNSDIPVQVDGEPWVQSPGDIVVLKSALKATMLKKTKGKMKRRNTESSMQLALQAAPSSDPDEDTF from the exons TGTGTAACTTCGTGGTGCACGACCGCTGTCTCAAGGCCGTCGTCTCTCCCTGCTCCAGCATCGCGGCAAGCCTGATTAAG AACCCGGTTGCACACTGTTGGTCCGAACAAGTACATCGCAAAAGGAAGTTCTGCAACGTCTGTCGGAAGCGATTGGATGATAATCTATCCATACACTGTGAAA TATGCGAGTACTTCGTGCACGTAGAATGCCAAGATTTCGCGGTGGCAGACTGCAAGGAGAATGCCACATACATACCTGGGAAGGATCTGTCAGCAGTGAAGCACACTCATCATTGGCGGGAAGGCAATCTTCCGAGCAGCTCAAAGTGCGCCGTGTGCAAGAAGGGTTGCTTTACTGCCGAGTGCCTTGCCGGGTTTCGTTGCGAGTGGTGCGGCATGACG TTGCACGCGTATTGTTACAAGAATATTCCCCAAGAATGCACCTTTGGTAACTTGGAACCAATTTACCTGCCGCCACATGCAGTTAGTATTCCGCGTACCGAAGTCCCCATGGAGGCCATCATTGGAGTAGAAGTGCGTCGAAAAGAAGTGCTGGCGCGTGAGTATTCTTGCC CGCGAAGCATATCAGAAGAATTCGGTAACGACCCAAGGTATCGGGACAATGGAGAACCGCCACAGGGTGCAGCGCATAGCCGTGATCCGCGTTCTcctaaagagaaagaagataaAGATAGAGGTGACGAAG AAATGATTAAGGTGTACGATGGCAACAGTTCCTTGAGGCGAAGAATATTTCGGGTGATTTCGGTACCCAGGCAGGCTACGACAGAGCAGGTTCTCACATCGGCACTGCGCGCATTTCACATCACGAAGGATCCTA GTAACTTTTACTTAACTGACCTGTACGCCGGGGAGGAAACTGAGTTATGTGACCCGACgcctgttttaaatttaaatcgcaaAGAAGGCAAACGTCCGGCTGTGTTCTTACGATTTAA AGATAATGACAGTGGAGAGGTACGGGTTTATCCCGGCAGACTACAGGTATCAGAGTCATTCTGCATAGTACCTGTCACCGAAGCAACAACCGTCACAGATTTAATAAACGAGGCGCTGGAAAAGTTTggtttacaaaattttaattccgacGACTTTAGGTGCAGTGAAATTCTTTTAGACCGCGGTG TAACGGAAAGAGTTTTGTCCTGGGACGAAAGACCTTGGGACATCGTTAAAAAGCTGGGGAAAGATTCTATTAGACAAATGGAATTGATGCGGTTCTATTTACAACTAAAGCAAGATCCCCATGGACCTAATTTGGCTTTATTCGTGGGTAATCTGCCGCAAAATCTCTCTGAAAGGAGTTACGAAAATATGTTAACAGAATTTTTAGGAAAAG AAAATAGGTTCACGAAAATTGGCCCATTTTATTACGAGTATGGTTCAGTGGTCATCATATACGAGGATTTGGACACGGCAGTTAGAGCATTGTATACGTTACGAGATGTAAAATATGAAGACAAACATCTTTTag TGATGATTTTACCGAGTATCGAGCCAAGTATGGTCCCAACGGGCGTTCAACCGTTGCTCGtatttgtaaatgtaaaatctgGTGGTTGCCAAGGACTTCAACTAATTTCTAGTTTTCGTAAACTATTAAATCCTTATCAAGTGTTCGATCTTGATAACGGCGGACCTCTCCCCGG ACTTTACGTTTTTCGTCACATAAAGGACTACAAGATATTAGTTTGTGGTGGCGATGGAACGATAGGTTGGGTATTACAATGTTTAGATAATGTGGGTCAAGATAGTCAGTGTTCTTCTCCTGCTTGCGCTATTGTACCTTTGGGAACGGGAAATGATCTTGCTCGGGTATTGTGCTGGGGTTCAGGCTACACGGGTGACGAAGATCCATTGAACTTATTGCGAGACGTCATTGACGCGGAGGAAATAATATTAGACAGATGGACAGTAGTTTTTCATCCCGAGGAAAAAGAACAAACTCAAGTGGTTTGCAACGCTGCGG CTTCTCAGCAAATAGCATCGCGTCATTTGCACATTACAGGCTCTGGTACAACCAGCGAAGACAATACGCAAATATAtgtaatgaataattattttggcATTGGCGTTGATGCGGATTTATGTCTGGACTTTCACAACGCGAGGGAAGAAAATCCTAACAAGTTTAAAAGCAGATTGAGAAACAAAGGCGTGTATGTGACGATGGGTTTGCGTAAAATGGTCAGGCGCGCGCCGTGTAAAGATTTACATAAAGAAATTCGATTAGAAGTAGATGGTAAATTGGTCGAGTTACCGCAAGTGGAAGGAATAATAATTCTGAACATTTTAAG tTGGGGTTCTGGTGCTAATCCTTGGGGACCAGACACCAAAGAAGATCAATTTTATACACCGAATCATTGGGACGGCATGCTGGAGGTTGTCGGAGTCACCGGAGTCATGCATCTTGGACAAATACAGTCAGGTTTACGTACGGCTATGAGGATAGCGCag GGCGGACACATAAAAATTCACTTAAACTCAGACATACCTGTACAAGTAGACGGTGAACCGTGGGTTCAGAGTCCCGGAGACATTGTGGTCTTGAAGTCAGCACTCAAG GCTACGATGCTGAAGAAGACTAAGGGTAAAATGAAGCGGCGCAACACGGAATCCAGCATGCAGTTGGCGCTTCAGGCCGCACCATCGAGCGATCCGGACGAAGACACCTTTTGA
- the LOC139102324 gene encoding diacylglycerol kinase theta isoform X6, whose amino-acid sequence MASVSAETPASHGHSFSKKTFHKPTYCHSCTDMLWGLIQQGYICEVCNFVVHDRCLKAVVSPCSSIAASLIKNPVAHCWSEQVHRKRKFCNVCRKRLDDNLSIHCEICEYFVHVECQDFAVADCKENATYIPGKDLSAVKHTHHWREGNLPSSSKCAVCKKGCFTAECLAGFRCEWCGMTLHAYCYKNIPQECTFGNLEPIYLPPHAVSIPRTEVPMEAIIGVEVRRKEVLAPRSISEEFGNDPRYRDNGEPPQGAAHSRDPRSPKEKEDKDRGDEEMIKVYDGNSSLRRRIFRVISVPRQATTEQVLTSALRAFHITKDPSNFYLTDLYAGEETELCDPTPVLNLNRKEGKRPAVFLRFKDNDSGEVRVYPGRLQVSESFCIVPVTEATTVTDLINEALEKFGLQNFNSDDFRCSEILLDRGVTERVLSWDERPWDIVKKLGKDSIRQMELMRFYLQLKQDPHGPNLALFVGNLPQNLSERSYENMLTEFLGKENRFTKIGPFYYEYGSVVIIYEDLDTAVRALYTLRDVKYEDKHLLVMILPSIEPSMVPTGVQPLLVFVNVKSGGCQGLQLISSFRKLLNPYQVFDLDNGGPLPGLYVFRHIKDYKILVCGGDGTIGWVLQCLDNVGQDSQCSSPACAIVPLGTGNDLARVLCWGSGYTGDEDPLNLLRDVIDAEEIILDRWTVVFHPEEKEQTQVVCNAAASQQIASRHLHITGSGTTSEDNTQIYVMNNYFGIGVDADLCLDFHNAREENPNKFKSRLRNKGVYVTMGLRKMVRRAPCKDLHKEIRLEVDGKLVELPQVEGIIILNILSWGSGANPWGPDTKEDQFYTPNHWDGMLEVVGVTGVMHLGQIQSGLRTAMRIAQGGHIKIHLNSDIPVQVDGEPWVQSPGDIVVLKSALKATMLKKTKGKMKRRNTESSMQLALQAAPSSDPDEDTF is encoded by the exons TGTGTAACTTCGTGGTGCACGACCGCTGTCTCAAGGCCGTCGTCTCTCCCTGCTCCAGCATCGCGGCAAGCCTGATTAAG AACCCGGTTGCACACTGTTGGTCCGAACAAGTACATCGCAAAAGGAAGTTCTGCAACGTCTGTCGGAAGCGATTGGATGATAATCTATCCATACACTGTGAAA TATGCGAGTACTTCGTGCACGTAGAATGCCAAGATTTCGCGGTGGCAGACTGCAAGGAGAATGCCACATACATACCTGGGAAGGATCTGTCAGCAGTGAAGCACACTCATCATTGGCGGGAAGGCAATCTTCCGAGCAGCTCAAAGTGCGCCGTGTGCAAGAAGGGTTGCTTTACTGCCGAGTGCCTTGCCGGGTTTCGTTGCGAGTGGTGCGGCATGACG TTGCACGCGTATTGTTACAAGAATATTCCCCAAGAATGCACCTTTGGTAACTTGGAACCAATTTACCTGCCGCCACATGCAGTTAGTATTCCGCGTACCGAAGTCCCCATGGAGGCCATCATTGGAGTAGAAGTGCGTCGAAAAGAAGTGCTGGCGC CGCGAAGCATATCAGAAGAATTCGGTAACGACCCAAGGTATCGGGACAATGGAGAACCGCCACAGGGTGCAGCGCATAGCCGTGATCCGCGTTCTcctaaagagaaagaagataaAGATAGAGGTGACGAAG AAATGATTAAGGTGTACGATGGCAACAGTTCCTTGAGGCGAAGAATATTTCGGGTGATTTCGGTACCCAGGCAGGCTACGACAGAGCAGGTTCTCACATCGGCACTGCGCGCATTTCACATCACGAAGGATCCTA GTAACTTTTACTTAACTGACCTGTACGCCGGGGAGGAAACTGAGTTATGTGACCCGACgcctgttttaaatttaaatcgcaaAGAAGGCAAACGTCCGGCTGTGTTCTTACGATTTAA AGATAATGACAGTGGAGAGGTACGGGTTTATCCCGGCAGACTACAGGTATCAGAGTCATTCTGCATAGTACCTGTCACCGAAGCAACAACCGTCACAGATTTAATAAACGAGGCGCTGGAAAAGTTTggtttacaaaattttaattccgacGACTTTAGGTGCAGTGAAATTCTTTTAGACCGCGGTG TAACGGAAAGAGTTTTGTCCTGGGACGAAAGACCTTGGGACATCGTTAAAAAGCTGGGGAAAGATTCTATTAGACAAATGGAATTGATGCGGTTCTATTTACAACTAAAGCAAGATCCCCATGGACCTAATTTGGCTTTATTCGTGGGTAATCTGCCGCAAAATCTCTCTGAAAGGAGTTACGAAAATATGTTAACAGAATTTTTAGGAAAAG AAAATAGGTTCACGAAAATTGGCCCATTTTATTACGAGTATGGTTCAGTGGTCATCATATACGAGGATTTGGACACGGCAGTTAGAGCATTGTATACGTTACGAGATGTAAAATATGAAGACAAACATCTTTTag TGATGATTTTACCGAGTATCGAGCCAAGTATGGTCCCAACGGGCGTTCAACCGTTGCTCGtatttgtaaatgtaaaatctgGTGGTTGCCAAGGACTTCAACTAATTTCTAGTTTTCGTAAACTATTAAATCCTTATCAAGTGTTCGATCTTGATAACGGCGGACCTCTCCCCGG ACTTTACGTTTTTCGTCACATAAAGGACTACAAGATATTAGTTTGTGGTGGCGATGGAACGATAGGTTGGGTATTACAATGTTTAGATAATGTGGGTCAAGATAGTCAGTGTTCTTCTCCTGCTTGCGCTATTGTACCTTTGGGAACGGGAAATGATCTTGCTCGGGTATTGTGCTGGGGTTCAGGCTACACGGGTGACGAAGATCCATTGAACTTATTGCGAGACGTCATTGACGCGGAGGAAATAATATTAGACAGATGGACAGTAGTTTTTCATCCCGAGGAAAAAGAACAAACTCAAGTGGTTTGCAACGCTGCGG CTTCTCAGCAAATAGCATCGCGTCATTTGCACATTACAGGCTCTGGTACAACCAGCGAAGACAATACGCAAATATAtgtaatgaataattattttggcATTGGCGTTGATGCGGATTTATGTCTGGACTTTCACAACGCGAGGGAAGAAAATCCTAACAAGTTTAAAAGCAGATTGAGAAACAAAGGCGTGTATGTGACGATGGGTTTGCGTAAAATGGTCAGGCGCGCGCCGTGTAAAGATTTACATAAAGAAATTCGATTAGAAGTAGATGGTAAATTGGTCGAGTTACCGCAAGTGGAAGGAATAATAATTCTGAACATTTTAAG tTGGGGTTCTGGTGCTAATCCTTGGGGACCAGACACCAAAGAAGATCAATTTTATACACCGAATCATTGGGACGGCATGCTGGAGGTTGTCGGAGTCACCGGAGTCATGCATCTTGGACAAATACAGTCAGGTTTACGTACGGCTATGAGGATAGCGCag GGCGGACACATAAAAATTCACTTAAACTCAGACATACCTGTACAAGTAGACGGTGAACCGTGGGTTCAGAGTCCCGGAGACATTGTGGTCTTGAAGTCAGCACTCAAG GCTACGATGCTGAAGAAGACTAAGGGTAAAATGAAGCGGCGCAACACGGAATCCAGCATGCAGTTGGCGCTTCAGGCCGCACCATCGAGCGATCCGGACGAAGACACCTTTTGA
- the LOC139102324 gene encoding diacylglycerol kinase theta isoform X3: MASVSAETPASHGHSFSKKTFHKPTYCHSCTDMLWGLIQQGYICEVCNFVVHDRCLKAVVSPCSSIAASLIKNPVAHCWSEQVHRKRKFCNVCRKRLDDNLSIHCEICEYFVHVECQDFAVADCKENATYIPGKDLSAVKHTHHWREGNLPSSSKCAVCKKGCFTAECLAGFRCEWCGMTLHAYCYKNIPQECTFGNLEPIYLPPHAVSIPRTEVPMEAIIGVEVRRKEVLAHNIGEQFDFAESEQNGAAGRLAEALRRLSLVLPRSCHGNCHASPPYVRARSISEEFGNDPRYRDNGEPPQGAAHSRDPRSPKEKEDKDRGDEEMIKVYDGNSSLRRRIFRVISVPRQATTEQVLTSALRAFHITKDPSNFYLTDLYAGEETELCDPTPVLNLNRKEGKRPAVFLRFKDNDSGEVRVYPGRLQVSESFCIVPVTEATTVTDLINEALEKFGLQNFNSDDFRCSEILLDRGVTERVLSWDERPWDIVKKLGKDSIRQMELMRFYLQLKQDPHGPNLALFVGNLPQNLSERSYENMLTEFLGKENRFTKIGPFYYEYGSVVIIYEDLDTAVRALYTLRDVKYEDKHLLVMILPSIEPSMVPTGVQPLLVFVNVKSGGCQGLQLISSFRKLLNPYQVFDLDNGGPLPGLYVFRHIKDYKILVCGGDGTIGWVLQCLDNVGQDSQCSSPACAIVPLGTGNDLARVLCWGSGYTGDEDPLNLLRDVIDAEEIILDRWTVVFHPEEKEQTQVVCNAAASQQIASRHLHITGSGTTSEDNTQIYVMNNYFGIGVDADLCLDFHNAREENPNKFKSRLRNKGVYVTMGLRKMVRRAPCKDLHKEIRLEVDGKLVELPQVEGIIILNILSWGSGANPWGPDTKEDQFYTPNHWDGMLEVVGVTGVMHLGQIQSGLRTAMRIAQGGHIKIHLNSDIPVQVDGEPWVQSPGDIVVLKSALKATMLKKTKGKMKRRNTESSMQLALQAAPSSDPDEDTF, translated from the exons TGTGTAACTTCGTGGTGCACGACCGCTGTCTCAAGGCCGTCGTCTCTCCCTGCTCCAGCATCGCGGCAAGCCTGATTAAG AACCCGGTTGCACACTGTTGGTCCGAACAAGTACATCGCAAAAGGAAGTTCTGCAACGTCTGTCGGAAGCGATTGGATGATAATCTATCCATACACTGTGAAA TATGCGAGTACTTCGTGCACGTAGAATGCCAAGATTTCGCGGTGGCAGACTGCAAGGAGAATGCCACATACATACCTGGGAAGGATCTGTCAGCAGTGAAGCACACTCATCATTGGCGGGAAGGCAATCTTCCGAGCAGCTCAAAGTGCGCCGTGTGCAAGAAGGGTTGCTTTACTGCCGAGTGCCTTGCCGGGTTTCGTTGCGAGTGGTGCGGCATGACG TTGCACGCGTATTGTTACAAGAATATTCCCCAAGAATGCACCTTTGGTAACTTGGAACCAATTTACCTGCCGCCACATGCAGTTAGTATTCCGCGTACCGAAGTCCCCATGGAGGCCATCATTGGAGTAGAAGTGCGTCGAAAAGAAGTGCTGGCGC ATAACATCGGAGAGCAATTCGATTTCGCTGAGAGTGAACAAAACGGGGCTGCAGGCCGCCTAGCCGAAGCTTTGAGGCGCCTTTCGCTAGTTTTGCCACGTAGCTGCCATGGAAATTGTCATGCTTCCCCTCCTTATGTTCGAG CGCGAAGCATATCAGAAGAATTCGGTAACGACCCAAGGTATCGGGACAATGGAGAACCGCCACAGGGTGCAGCGCATAGCCGTGATCCGCGTTCTcctaaagagaaagaagataaAGATAGAGGTGACGAAG AAATGATTAAGGTGTACGATGGCAACAGTTCCTTGAGGCGAAGAATATTTCGGGTGATTTCGGTACCCAGGCAGGCTACGACAGAGCAGGTTCTCACATCGGCACTGCGCGCATTTCACATCACGAAGGATCCTA GTAACTTTTACTTAACTGACCTGTACGCCGGGGAGGAAACTGAGTTATGTGACCCGACgcctgttttaaatttaaatcgcaaAGAAGGCAAACGTCCGGCTGTGTTCTTACGATTTAA AGATAATGACAGTGGAGAGGTACGGGTTTATCCCGGCAGACTACAGGTATCAGAGTCATTCTGCATAGTACCTGTCACCGAAGCAACAACCGTCACAGATTTAATAAACGAGGCGCTGGAAAAGTTTggtttacaaaattttaattccgacGACTTTAGGTGCAGTGAAATTCTTTTAGACCGCGGTG TAACGGAAAGAGTTTTGTCCTGGGACGAAAGACCTTGGGACATCGTTAAAAAGCTGGGGAAAGATTCTATTAGACAAATGGAATTGATGCGGTTCTATTTACAACTAAAGCAAGATCCCCATGGACCTAATTTGGCTTTATTCGTGGGTAATCTGCCGCAAAATCTCTCTGAAAGGAGTTACGAAAATATGTTAACAGAATTTTTAGGAAAAG AAAATAGGTTCACGAAAATTGGCCCATTTTATTACGAGTATGGTTCAGTGGTCATCATATACGAGGATTTGGACACGGCAGTTAGAGCATTGTATACGTTACGAGATGTAAAATATGAAGACAAACATCTTTTag TGATGATTTTACCGAGTATCGAGCCAAGTATGGTCCCAACGGGCGTTCAACCGTTGCTCGtatttgtaaatgtaaaatctgGTGGTTGCCAAGGACTTCAACTAATTTCTAGTTTTCGTAAACTATTAAATCCTTATCAAGTGTTCGATCTTGATAACGGCGGACCTCTCCCCGG ACTTTACGTTTTTCGTCACATAAAGGACTACAAGATATTAGTTTGTGGTGGCGATGGAACGATAGGTTGGGTATTACAATGTTTAGATAATGTGGGTCAAGATAGTCAGTGTTCTTCTCCTGCTTGCGCTATTGTACCTTTGGGAACGGGAAATGATCTTGCTCGGGTATTGTGCTGGGGTTCAGGCTACACGGGTGACGAAGATCCATTGAACTTATTGCGAGACGTCATTGACGCGGAGGAAATAATATTAGACAGATGGACAGTAGTTTTTCATCCCGAGGAAAAAGAACAAACTCAAGTGGTTTGCAACGCTGCGG CTTCTCAGCAAATAGCATCGCGTCATTTGCACATTACAGGCTCTGGTACAACCAGCGAAGACAATACGCAAATATAtgtaatgaataattattttggcATTGGCGTTGATGCGGATTTATGTCTGGACTTTCACAACGCGAGGGAAGAAAATCCTAACAAGTTTAAAAGCAGATTGAGAAACAAAGGCGTGTATGTGACGATGGGTTTGCGTAAAATGGTCAGGCGCGCGCCGTGTAAAGATTTACATAAAGAAATTCGATTAGAAGTAGATGGTAAATTGGTCGAGTTACCGCAAGTGGAAGGAATAATAATTCTGAACATTTTAAG tTGGGGTTCTGGTGCTAATCCTTGGGGACCAGACACCAAAGAAGATCAATTTTATACACCGAATCATTGGGACGGCATGCTGGAGGTTGTCGGAGTCACCGGAGTCATGCATCTTGGACAAATACAGTCAGGTTTACGTACGGCTATGAGGATAGCGCag GGCGGACACATAAAAATTCACTTAAACTCAGACATACCTGTACAAGTAGACGGTGAACCGTGGGTTCAGAGTCCCGGAGACATTGTGGTCTTGAAGTCAGCACTCAAG GCTACGATGCTGAAGAAGACTAAGGGTAAAATGAAGCGGCGCAACACGGAATCCAGCATGCAGTTGGCGCTTCAGGCCGCACCATCGAGCGATCCGGACGAAGACACCTTTTGA